A single window of Bradyrhizobium daqingense DNA harbors:
- a CDS encoding cytochrome ubiquinol oxidase subunit I, with product MDPTALLLSRLQFAFTISFHIIFPAFTIGLAAWLTVLEAMHLHSGKPVYRTLFEFWLKIFGVAFGMGVVSGVVMGFQFGTNWSVLSKMSGPIQGPLLAYETFTAFMLEASFFGILIFGRTRVPPWFYLFSTAMVALGTTLSAFWIMVNNSWMQVPTGYVMQNGQFVPDDWMQIIFNRVVWVRFPHMLLASYLTGAFCVAATGAWYLLRRTYRAEAHVMLRMGLALAAVLLPVQLFIGHLVGDYVHDYQPAKFAAIEARWHDEQPASEVLIAIPDSSTESNKYAISIPVLGSIIGSMSLSSKEVGLTSFPPQDRPPVAIPFFAFRIMVGCGLLMLGVAWLGTWLSFKHRLERNRLLLWGIFLSFPLPWIAILTGWYTAEVGRQPWTVYGVLRTADAVTPFLTAAAATTSLIMFVAVYAFIFSFGTYYIYRLLRAGPAGLDDKVVHAPAMPNRPMSLADRPLLPGGNCAQAGE from the coding sequence ATGGACCCGACGGCGCTTCTCCTGTCGCGGCTGCAATTTGCCTTCACCATCTCGTTTCACATCATCTTCCCGGCTTTCACCATCGGGCTTGCCGCATGGCTCACGGTGCTGGAGGCGATGCACCTCCATAGCGGCAAGCCGGTCTACCGGACCCTGTTCGAGTTCTGGCTCAAGATCTTCGGCGTCGCCTTCGGCATGGGCGTGGTGTCGGGCGTCGTGATGGGCTTCCAGTTCGGGACGAACTGGAGCGTGCTCTCGAAGATGTCCGGGCCGATCCAGGGACCGCTTCTGGCCTACGAGACGTTCACGGCCTTCATGCTGGAGGCGAGCTTCTTCGGCATCCTCATTTTCGGGCGGACCAGGGTGCCGCCCTGGTTCTACCTGTTCTCGACCGCCATGGTAGCGCTTGGCACCACGCTGTCGGCGTTCTGGATCATGGTCAACAACAGCTGGATGCAGGTGCCGACCGGCTACGTCATGCAAAATGGGCAGTTCGTGCCCGACGATTGGATGCAGATCATCTTCAACAGGGTGGTCTGGGTCAGGTTTCCGCACATGCTGCTCGCATCATACCTGACGGGTGCGTTCTGCGTCGCGGCGACGGGAGCGTGGTACTTGTTGCGGCGGACCTATCGCGCCGAGGCGCATGTGATGCTGCGCATGGGTCTTGCGCTCGCGGCGGTGCTGCTTCCCGTGCAGCTCTTCATCGGGCATCTCGTCGGCGACTACGTCCACGATTATCAGCCGGCCAAGTTTGCCGCGATCGAGGCCCGCTGGCACGACGAGCAGCCTGCTTCGGAGGTGCTGATTGCGATCCCCGACTCCAGCACCGAGTCGAACAAATATGCGATCTCGATTCCAGTGCTCGGGAGCATCATCGGCAGCATGAGCCTGAGCTCGAAGGAGGTCGGCCTGACCAGCTTTCCGCCGCAGGACCGGCCGCCGGTGGCAATCCCGTTCTTCGCCTTCCGTATTATGGTCGGTTGCGGCCTCCTGATGTTAGGTGTTGCTTGGCTTGGCACCTGGCTCAGCTTCAAGCATCGCCTCGAGCGAAACCGCCTGCTGCTCTGGGGCATTTTCCTGAGCTTTCCGCTGCCCTGGATCGCGATCCTCACCGGCTGGTACACCGCGGAAGTGGGGCGCCAGCCGTGGACGGTCTACGGAGTGCTGCGCACCGCAGACGCGGTGACGCCGTTCCTGACGGCGGCCGCGGCGACGACGTCGCTGATCATGTTCGTCGCGGTCTACGCCTTCATCTTCTCGTTCGGGACCTACTACATCTACCGGCTGTTGCGCGCCGGTCCGGCGGGGCTCGACGATAAGGTCGTGCATGCGCCCGCCATGCCCAACCGGCCGATGTCGCTTGCTGACCGGCCGCTGCTTCCGGGCGGCAACTGCGCTCAGGCTGGAGAATGA
- a CDS encoding sensor histidine kinase: MLPTQTGQNRVLLWAWGSVALSLLTLACLLLEYDFTVIAVAAFLAATLTLVTAVMDIAARNKAIAELERSEQRYRQLFSRMPIALRQLDATKLVVLFRKLRAEGVEDLGSYFDAHPDFLKICMEALSFQEANERAIQMFGGDYAGRSMADTWRERPDTFRRAMESRFRGETNFEEETRMVTWDDRVLDVLFTTARVGPVNDLELSLVGTIDISQRVRAQERLRQVQAEFAHAARISMLGELTASIAHEVNQPLAAITTNAAAGLRWLNRPNPDLAELRKVIENTATDARRAASIVARVHGMATRKAPERIPLSLDGVVREAMLFLRHELESHDVAIQHRPGPATPLVLGDRTQLQQVIVNLAINAMQAMIQAGTESCRIVITTTSPDSGTICCSVEDNGPGIDTEHVGRLFDSFFTTKESGMGMGLPICRSIVEAHGGRINAEGKGAEGGARFWFTLPISGSTHPG; the protein is encoded by the coding sequence GTGCTGCCGACCCAAACCGGGCAGAATCGCGTTCTCCTGTGGGCCTGGGGCAGCGTCGCCTTGAGCCTGTTGACGCTCGCCTGCTTGCTGCTCGAATACGATTTCACGGTGATCGCCGTCGCTGCTTTTCTCGCTGCGACGCTGACGCTCGTCACGGCGGTCATGGACATCGCCGCCCGGAACAAAGCGATCGCCGAACTGGAGCGGAGCGAGCAACGTTATCGCCAGCTGTTCAGCCGCATGCCGATCGCGCTCCGGCAGCTCGATGCCACCAAGCTTGTGGTGCTGTTCCGGAAGTTGCGCGCCGAAGGGGTCGAGGATCTCGGCAGCTATTTCGACGCCCATCCCGATTTCCTCAAGATCTGCATGGAGGCACTCTCATTTCAGGAGGCCAACGAGCGGGCGATCCAGATGTTCGGCGGCGATTACGCCGGACGCTCCATGGCCGACACCTGGCGGGAGCGGCCGGATACGTTCCGGCGGGCCATGGAATCCCGCTTTCGCGGCGAGACGAACTTCGAGGAGGAGACCAGGATGGTCACCTGGGACGACCGCGTCCTCGATGTCCTCTTCACGACGGCGCGCGTCGGTCCCGTCAATGATCTCGAACTGAGCCTGGTCGGCACGATCGACATTTCCCAGCGCGTTCGCGCCCAGGAGAGACTCCGGCAGGTACAGGCGGAGTTCGCGCATGCTGCGCGGATCTCGATGCTCGGCGAGCTCACCGCCTCGATCGCCCACGAGGTCAACCAGCCGCTGGCTGCCATCACGACCAATGCCGCGGCCGGCCTGCGCTGGCTGAACAGGCCCAATCCCGATCTGGCCGAGTTGCGCAAGGTGATCGAGAACACGGCCACGGATGCCAGACGCGCCGCGAGCATCGTGGCGCGCGTTCACGGGATGGCGACGCGAAAGGCGCCGGAGCGGATCCCGCTCTCGCTCGACGGCGTCGTTCGGGAGGCCATGCTGTTCCTCCGGCATGAGCTGGAGTCTCACGACGTCGCAATCCAGCACCGCCCCGGTCCGGCAACGCCGCTTGTGCTGGGCGACCGCACGCAGCTTCAGCAGGTGATCGTCAATTTGGCGATCAACGCCATGCAGGCCATGATCCAGGCCGGCACGGAGAGCTGCCGGATCGTCATCACCACCACTTCTCCCGATTCGGGCACAATATGCTGCTCCGTGGAGGACAACGGCCCGGGCATCGACACCGAGCATGTAGGCCGTCTCTTCGACAGCTTCTTCACGACCAAGGAGAGTGGCATGGGCATGGGCCTGCCGATCTGCCGCTCCATCGTCGAAGCACATGGCGGCCGGATCAATGCCGAGGGCAAAGGTGCCGAGGGCGGCGCACGGTTCTGGTTCACGCTGCCGATCTCCGGCTCGACGCATCCGGGCTGA
- a CDS encoding FdhF/YdeP family oxidoreductase, whose translation MTRKSVRPYHEPAGGWGALKALSEALLVQRVPVKGAATLSRMNQPQGFDCPGCAWPDPKHTSSFEFCENGGKAIAWETTSKRCTPEFFAEHTVTELSTWSDYDLEMVGRLTHPMAYDAASDRYVPVTWSDAFDMIGRELKALPDPNMADFYTSGRTSNEAAFLYQLFVREYGTNNFPDCSNMCHEATSVGLPQSLGVGKGTVLLEDFDKADCIFIFGQNPGTNSPRMMTSLRNASRRGASIISFNPFRERALERFQAPQSPVEMITLTSTKISSKLFQVRVGGDVAVLKGIMKILVEADEAARGADQPETLDWDFIRGHTTGIEALIDDLKRTQWPDIERQSGLTREDMDYAANAYMKSERAILVYGMGITQHQRGAHNVQQIANLALLRGNLGREGAGVCPVRGHSNVQGDRTVGITEVPKADFLERLERHFGFKPPSEPGHNVVTALEAMIRGEVKVFFAMGGNFAAAIPDWQATQAALRKLDLTVHVSTKLNRSHLIHGRAALILPCLGRTEIDVQATGPQSISVEDSMSMVHASGGRNTPASEHLLSEVAIVAGVAKATLGDRTVVDWDGFVADYDRIRDAIEAVFPIFQGYNARIRVPGGFHLTSTARERIWMTPSGKANFLVFEGCGEDPEQCDPDFLWLSTIRSHDQYNTTLYSMSDRYRGVFGQRDVVFLNEYEMKKRGFAEGDRVDLITESTDGVERIVRNFRVVGHSFPAGCCAAYYPETNPLVPLYAHDPMSFTPSFKGVPIRLVRSSGAVPEQ comes from the coding sequence ATGACCAGGAAATCGGTTCGTCCCTATCATGAGCCTGCCGGAGGCTGGGGGGCGCTTAAGGCGCTCAGCGAAGCTCTGCTGGTGCAGCGGGTGCCGGTGAAGGGCGCGGCGACACTGAGCCGCATGAACCAGCCGCAGGGTTTTGATTGTCCAGGCTGCGCCTGGCCCGATCCGAAGCATACCTCGTCATTCGAGTTCTGCGAGAACGGCGGCAAGGCGATCGCCTGGGAGACGACATCCAAGCGATGCACGCCCGAGTTCTTCGCCGAGCATACCGTCACCGAGCTGTCGACCTGGAGCGACTACGATCTCGAAATGGTCGGACGGCTCACCCATCCCATGGCCTATGATGCCGCATCCGACCGCTACGTTCCGGTCACGTGGAGCGATGCGTTCGACATGATCGGCCGCGAGCTGAAGGCGCTGCCGGATCCGAACATGGCGGATTTCTATACGTCCGGACGGACCTCGAACGAGGCCGCCTTCCTCTACCAGCTGTTCGTTCGTGAATACGGCACCAACAACTTTCCCGACTGCTCCAACATGTGCCACGAGGCGACCAGCGTCGGCCTGCCGCAATCGCTCGGCGTCGGCAAGGGCACGGTTTTGCTGGAGGATTTCGACAAGGCCGATTGCATCTTCATCTTCGGCCAGAACCCGGGCACCAACAGCCCGCGGATGATGACGAGCCTGCGCAATGCCTCGCGCCGCGGCGCCTCGATCATCTCCTTCAATCCGTTCCGCGAACGGGCGCTCGAGCGTTTCCAGGCGCCGCAGAGCCCCGTCGAGATGATCACGCTGACGTCGACGAAGATCAGCTCGAAGTTATTCCAGGTGCGTGTCGGCGGTGACGTCGCCGTCCTCAAGGGCATCATGAAGATCCTGGTCGAGGCCGACGAAGCGGCTCGCGGCGCCGACCAGCCGGAGACCCTGGACTGGGACTTCATTCGTGGGCACACCACAGGCATCGAAGCGCTGATCGATGACCTCAAGCGGACGCAATGGCCCGACATCGAACGCCAGTCCGGCCTGACGCGCGAAGACATGGACTACGCCGCCAACGCCTATATGAAGTCGGAGCGCGCCATTCTCGTCTATGGCATGGGCATCACCCAGCATCAGCGCGGCGCGCACAACGTGCAGCAGATCGCCAATCTCGCACTTCTGCGCGGCAATCTCGGGCGTGAGGGCGCCGGCGTCTGTCCGGTTCGCGGTCATTCCAACGTGCAGGGCGATCGCACCGTGGGGATCACGGAAGTCCCCAAGGCGGATTTTCTCGAGCGGCTCGAACGCCACTTCGGCTTCAAGCCGCCGTCAGAGCCGGGACACAACGTCGTGACGGCCCTGGAGGCCATGATCCGCGGCGAGGTGAAGGTCTTTTTCGCCATGGGCGGCAATTTTGCCGCCGCCATTCCGGACTGGCAGGCGACGCAGGCCGCACTGCGCAAGCTCGACCTGACTGTCCATGTCTCCACCAAGCTGAACCGCAGCCATCTGATTCACGGCCGGGCCGCGCTGATCCTGCCCTGTCTCGGCCGCACCGAGATCGATGTCCAGGCGACGGGACCGCAGTCCATCTCGGTGGAAGATTCCATGTCCATGGTTCACGCTTCGGGCGGCCGCAACACGCCGGCGTCGGAGCATCTGCTCAGCGAGGTCGCGATCGTTGCCGGGGTCGCCAAGGCGACGCTCGGCGACCGCACCGTGGTGGACTGGGATGGGTTCGTTGCCGATTACGACCGCATTCGCGATGCCATCGAGGCGGTGTTCCCCATCTTCCAGGGCTACAACGCGCGGATCCGCGTTCCCGGCGGCTTCCATCTCACCTCGACGGCGAGGGAGCGGATCTGGATGACGCCATCGGGCAAGGCCAATTTCCTGGTGTTCGAGGGCTGCGGCGAGGATCCAGAGCAATGCGATCCCGATTTCCTGTGGCTCAGCACGATCCGCAGCCACGACCAGTACAACACGACGCTCTATTCGATGTCCGATCGCTATCGCGGCGTCTTCGGGCAGCGCGACGTGGTGTTCCTCAACGAATATGAGATGAAGAAGCGCGGCTTTGCCGAGGGCGACCGCGTGGACCTCATCACGGAATCGACCGATGGCGTCGAGCGCATCGTGCGCAACTTCCGGGTCGTCGGCCATTCGTTTCCGGCCGGCTGTTGTGCGGCCTATTATCCCGAGACCAATCCGCTGGTGCCGCTCTATGCCCACGATCCCATGAGCTTCACACCGTCGTTCAAGGGTGTCCCGATCCGCCTAGTGCGCTCGAGCGGCGCTGTGCCCGAGCAATAG
- the cydB gene encoding cytochrome d ubiquinol oxidase subunit II: MVTFWVALLAISILIYLLLDGFDLGVGILFLLPNSEARRQAMLGAIAPFWDGNETWLVVTGVVLWGAFPVVYATVLSAFYIPVIFMLLGLILRGVAFEFRAKSQRSRWIWDLGFGGGSLVATFMQGVMVGALVQGLPIIDGQYAGGVFGWLSGFSVLCGIGLCLGYALLGACWLVRKRDGAVRDLARSQIPVLATGVLLFLILVFAHALLQHLPILHRWIERPYLFVFPAIGAGAACMLASSILRHDDYWPFHMVSLIFLSAFGTLALSFWPYMVPFAITVDEAAAPHASLAFMFWGAGLVVFPLMLIYVAIGFRVFKGKFDSESVRY, from the coding sequence ATGGTGACGTTCTGGGTTGCTCTGCTGGCTATCAGCATCCTGATCTACCTTCTGCTCGACGGCTTCGATCTCGGCGTCGGAATATTGTTTCTGCTGCCGAACAGCGAAGCACGCCGGCAGGCCATGCTGGGCGCGATCGCGCCGTTCTGGGATGGCAACGAGACCTGGCTCGTAGTGACGGGTGTAGTTCTGTGGGGTGCGTTTCCGGTCGTGTATGCGACGGTGCTCTCGGCTTTCTACATCCCCGTCATCTTCATGCTGCTGGGGCTGATCCTGCGCGGGGTTGCGTTCGAATTCCGCGCCAAGTCGCAGCGCTCACGCTGGATCTGGGATCTCGGCTTCGGCGGCGGCTCGCTGGTCGCGACCTTCATGCAAGGCGTGATGGTCGGCGCGCTCGTGCAGGGGCTGCCGATCATCGACGGCCAGTACGCCGGCGGCGTATTCGGCTGGTTGAGCGGGTTCTCGGTGCTATGCGGCATCGGCCTGTGCCTCGGCTATGCGCTGCTTGGGGCCTGCTGGCTGGTGCGCAAGCGCGACGGCGCGGTTCGCGACCTGGCGCGGAGCCAGATTCCGGTCTTGGCGACCGGCGTTCTGCTGTTCCTGATCCTCGTCTTCGCTCACGCGCTGTTGCAGCACCTGCCGATCCTGCACCGCTGGATCGAGCGGCCTTATCTGTTCGTCTTTCCGGCGATCGGTGCGGGGGCTGCCTGCATGCTCGCCTCCAGCATTCTGCGGCACGATGATTATTGGCCATTCCACATGGTCTCGCTGATCTTCTTGTCGGCGTTCGGGACGCTGGCGCTCTCGTTCTGGCCCTACATGGTTCCCTTCGCCATCACCGTCGACGAAGCCGCTGCACCTCATGCCAGCCTCGCCTTCATGTTCTGGGGAGCGGGCCTCGTCGTCTTCCCGCTGATGCTGATCTACGTCGCGATCGGCTTCCGCGTCTTCAAGGGCAAGTTCGATTCGGAATCGGTCCGCTATTGA
- a CDS encoding efflux RND transporter permease subunit, producing the protein MNLSAPFILRPIATALLMAGLLLLGLAAYPLLPVGALPNVNYPTIQISAQLPGADPGTIASSLATPLEQQLSQIPGVTQLTSSSALGVAQLTVQFELSRTVDSAAVDVLAAINAASPFLPPNIPYPPTIRKVNPAETPIMLIALTSDSLPLTTVDAYAENILLPKISQVPGVGLVGLGGQQKPAIRIRVNPQALAARGIGLEDVRNVIAGANVDLPKGTLNSPRVTYTLNTNDQLLKPSAYEDLIIAYRNGSPVRLRDVGTAIEAPENDLLAGWYGKDPAIILAVQRVPGANVIETVDRVKKLLPQLQASVPPAIKVTIAADRTATIRAAVSDVQFTLLLTVALVVMVIFLFLRNFWATVIPAITVPLALIGTFAILYVLGYSLDNLSLMALSIAVGFVVDDAVVVIENIVRHLEQGMTPMEAALKGSSEIGFTIVSITFSLIAVFIPLFLMGGYVGKLFQEFAITITASLLLSLIISLTLTPMMCARLLKDNSRRKHGRLYLLFECGFDALLALYARGLRVVLRHRFATLLVMLSTIALTGYLYVIIPKGFFPQQDTGQIVGITEAAQDISFPAMSERQQAIVGILSKDPAIQSVASYIGPGGPTATLNQGRIFIVLKPKPERKASADEIISRLRPQLAHIQGITLYMQAAQDITIGARLSKAQYQYTLTDADSNELTHWSAIFLEKLRALDIITDVASDQADAGPRLQVTVNREVASSFGILPTTIDNALDDAFGQRIVSTMFTSLNQYHVVMEVNPKFQYGPEALKDIYLNSASGQQVPLSTLVHSVIEPAPILINHQGLFPSVTISFNLRPGAALGDAVAAVQKIEKETGKPASLSTSFQGNAQAFQSSLSGTPLLIGAALIVIYIILGVLYESLIHPITILSTLPSAGIGALLLLLAVHTDLSVIAIIGIILLIGIVKKNGIMLVDFALDVERQHGLSPEEAIYQACTLRFRPILMTTMAALLGGVPLMLGTGTGAELRQPLGYTIVGGLMLSQILTLYTTPVVYLYLDRLGNWFTGRTAEASETPSPSQTNAETGLTHESA; encoded by the coding sequence ATGAACCTCTCTGCGCCCTTCATCCTGCGGCCGATTGCAACCGCCCTGCTGATGGCAGGCCTGCTGTTGCTCGGCCTTGCGGCCTATCCCTTGCTGCCGGTCGGCGCGCTCCCGAACGTCAACTACCCGACGATCCAGATCTCGGCGCAATTGCCGGGTGCAGACCCAGGGACCATCGCCTCATCTCTCGCGACGCCCCTCGAACAGCAGCTCAGCCAGATCCCGGGCGTCACCCAGCTCACTTCGTCCAGCGCCCTCGGCGTCGCCCAGCTCACGGTGCAGTTCGAGCTCTCGCGCACGGTGGACAGCGCCGCCGTCGATGTGCTCGCCGCCATCAACGCCGCCAGCCCCTTCCTGCCGCCGAACATCCCCTACCCGCCGACGATCCGGAAGGTGAATCCCGCGGAGACGCCGATCATGCTGATCGCGCTGACCTCGGATTCGCTGCCGCTGACCACGGTGGACGCCTATGCAGAAAACATCCTGCTGCCCAAGATCTCGCAGGTTCCGGGCGTGGGCCTCGTCGGACTTGGCGGCCAGCAGAAGCCCGCGATCCGCATCCGCGTCAATCCGCAGGCGCTTGCCGCCCGCGGCATCGGCCTCGAAGACGTCCGCAACGTGATTGCCGGCGCCAATGTCGATCTGCCCAAGGGCACGCTCAACAGCCCGCGCGTGACGTATACGCTCAACACCAATGATCAGCTGCTCAAGCCCTCGGCCTATGAGGATCTCATCATCGCCTATCGCAACGGCTCGCCGGTGCGATTGCGCGACGTCGGTACCGCGATCGAAGCGCCCGAAAACGATCTCCTCGCAGGCTGGTACGGCAAGGACCCCGCCATCATTCTGGCCGTCCAACGCGTTCCCGGCGCCAACGTCATCGAGACCGTCGACCGGGTCAAGAAGCTGCTGCCGCAGCTGCAAGCCTCCGTTCCGCCGGCGATCAAGGTGACGATCGCGGCCGATCGCACCGCCACCATCCGCGCCGCCGTCTCCGACGTCCAGTTCACCCTGCTGCTGACGGTCGCCTTGGTGGTGATGGTCATATTCTTGTTCCTGCGGAATTTCTGGGCCACCGTCATCCCGGCGATCACCGTTCCCCTGGCGCTGATCGGGACATTCGCGATCCTCTATGTGCTCGGCTACAGCCTCGACAACCTCTCGCTGATGGCGCTGTCGATCGCCGTCGGCTTCGTGGTCGACGACGCCGTGGTGGTCATCGAGAACATCGTCCGCCATCTCGAGCAGGGCATGACGCCGATGGAGGCGGCGCTCAAGGGCTCCAGCGAGATCGGCTTCACGATCGTCTCGATCACCTTCTCGCTGATCGCGGTGTTCATCCCGCTGTTCCTGATGGGCGGCTATGTCGGCAAGCTGTTCCAGGAGTTCGCCATCACGATCACGGCCTCGCTGCTGCTATCGCTGATCATCTCGCTCACGCTGACGCCGATGATGTGCGCGCGCCTCCTGAAGGACAATTCGCGCAGGAAGCACGGCCGGCTTTACCTCCTGTTCGAGTGCGGCTTCGACGCCCTGCTTGCGCTCTATGCGCGGGGCCTTCGCGTCGTGCTGCGCCATCGCTTTGCGACACTGCTCGTGATGCTCTCGACGATCGCCCTGACCGGCTATCTCTACGTCATCATCCCCAAGGGCTTCTTCCCGCAGCAGGACACCGGGCAGATCGTCGGCATCACCGAGGCCGCCCAGGACATCTCCTTCCCGGCCATGTCCGAACGCCAGCAGGCCATCGTCGGCATCCTCTCGAAGGATCCGGCCATCCAGTCGGTGGCCAGCTATATCGGCCCTGGCGGCCCGACGGCGACGCTCAATCAGGGCCGCATCTTCATCGTCCTGAAGCCGAAGCCCGAACGCAAGGCCAGCGCCGACGAAATCATCAGCCGGCTGAGACCGCAGCTCGCCCACATCCAGGGCATCACGCTCTACATGCAGGCGGCCCAGGACATCACCATCGGCGCGCGTCTGTCGAAGGCGCAGTATCAGTACACGTTGACGGACGCCGATTCCAACGAGCTCACCCACTGGTCGGCGATCTTCCTGGAGAAGCTCCGCGCGCTCGACATCATCACCGACGTCGCGAGCGATCAGGCCGATGCCGGTCCGAGACTGCAAGTCACCGTCAATCGCGAAGTCGCCTCCAGCTTCGGCATCCTTCCGACGACGATCGACAACGCCCTCGACGACGCCTTCGGCCAGCGCATCGTCTCCACCATGTTCACCTCGCTGAACCAATATCACGTCGTGATGGAGGTCAATCCCAAGTTCCAGTATGGCCCCGAGGCGCTCAAGGACATCTACCTGAACTCGGCCAGCGGCCAGCAGGTCCCGCTCAGCACGCTGGTTCACAGCGTCATTGAGCCTGCGCCGATCCTGATCAACCATCAGGGCCTGTTTCCCTCCGTCACGATCTCGTTCAACCTGCGGCCCGGCGCTGCACTCGGCGATGCCGTGGCGGCGGTCCAGAAGATCGAGAAGGAGACCGGCAAGCCGGCTTCGCTCTCGACCTCATTCCAGGGCAATGCGCAGGCGTTCCAGTCGTCGCTATCAGGCACGCCGCTTTTGATCGGGGCGGCACTGATCGTGATCTACATCATTCTCGGCGTGCTCTATGAGAGCCTGATCCATCCGATCACGATCCTGTCGACGCTGCCATCCGCCGGCATCGGCGCACTGCTGCTGCTGCTCGCGGTCCACACGGACCTCAGCGTCATCGCCATCATCGGGATCATTCTCCTGATCGGCATCGTCAAGAAGAACGGAATCATGCTGGTCGACTTCGCCCTCGACGTGGAGCGCCAGCACGGGCTGAGCCCCGAGGAGGCGATCTACCAGGCCTGTACGCTCCGCTTCCGTCCAATTCTGATGACGACGATGGCGGCACTGCTTGGCGGCGTACCTCTGATGCTCGGCACCGGCACCGGCGCGGAATTGCGCCAGCCGCTCGGCTACACCATCGTCGGCGGCCTGATGCTCTCGCAGATCCTGACGCTTTACACGACGCCCGTGGTCTATCTGTATCTCGATCGGCTCGGCAACTGGTTCACTGGACGCACGGCGGAAGCGAGCGAAACGCCCAGCCCTTCCCAGACCAACGCAGAGACGGGATTGACCCACGAATCCGCTTGA
- a CDS encoding efflux RND transporter periplasmic adaptor subunit, translating into MKRPLTIALVAFAAIGAGSGLWFFADRKPVVAAMPVSMPAAVPVVAAAVTGRDVPIDLSGIGTVIAYNTDVVRSQIQGQIVKIAFTEGQAVKAGDLLAQIDPRPYEAQIEQLTANRDRDQAQLANAEANLSRYNKLGDKGYATPQLIDTQTAQVAQLKAAVKADQAQIDQANVQLSYTRLTSAIPGITGVRQIDVGNVIHPTDPNGLVVVTQIEPISLLFTLPQTDLPLIQEHAAKGTLKVIAYSQDNKMKLDEGKLLLVNNEIAGTTGTVQLKAEFPNREHRLWPGQLVNARLLLEVRKDALTVAGSAVQQGPNGSYVYVVSPDQTVALRPVHVAQISDGQALIDQGLKSGDVVVVDGQYRLTEGSRVHELHGKAAREADLQSAVQDAIP; encoded by the coding sequence GTGAAACGCCCCCTCACCATTGCGCTCGTCGCTTTCGCCGCCATCGGCGCCGGATCAGGTTTGTGGTTCTTCGCGGACCGCAAGCCGGTGGTGGCGGCCATGCCCGTTTCGATGCCCGCTGCCGTGCCGGTGGTCGCTGCCGCCGTCACGGGCAGGGACGTTCCGATCGATCTGAGCGGCATCGGCACGGTGATCGCCTACAACACCGACGTGGTGCGCAGCCAGATCCAGGGGCAGATCGTCAAGATCGCCTTCACCGAGGGACAGGCCGTCAAGGCCGGCGACCTGCTCGCCCAGATCGATCCGCGCCCCTATGAGGCTCAGATCGAGCAGCTGACCGCCAATCGCGACAGGGACCAGGCGCAGCTCGCGAACGCCGAGGCCAATCTCTCGCGCTACAACAAGCTCGGCGACAAGGGCTATGCGACGCCGCAATTGATCGACACCCAGACGGCCCAGGTAGCTCAGCTCAAGGCAGCCGTGAAGGCCGACCAGGCGCAGATCGACCAGGCCAACGTCCAGCTCAGCTACACGCGCCTGACCTCGGCCATCCCCGGCATCACCGGCGTCCGCCAGATCGACGTCGGCAACGTGATCCATCCGACCGATCCCAATGGCCTCGTCGTCGTCACCCAGATCGAGCCGATCTCGCTACTCTTCACCTTGCCGCAGACAGACCTGCCGTTGATCCAGGAGCACGCCGCCAAGGGCACGCTGAAGGTCATCGCCTACAGCCAGGACAACAAGATGAAGCTGGACGAAGGCAAGCTGCTGCTGGTCAACAACGAGATCGCGGGAACGACGGGCACCGTCCAGCTCAAGGCGGAATTTCCCAACCGTGAGCACCGACTGTGGCCGGGGCAGCTCGTCAACGCGCGTCTGCTGCTGGAGGTGCGGAAGGATGCGCTGACAGTGGCCGGCTCGGCGGTCCAGCAGGGCCCGAACGGCAGCTACGTTTATGTGGTGTCCCCTGACCAGACGGTCGCCTTGCGACCGGTTCACGTCGCGCAGATCAGCGATGGTCAGGCGCTGATCGACCAGGGGCTGAAATCGGGCGACGTCGTCGTGGTCGACGGTCAATACCGGCTCACCGAGGGAAGTCGCGTTCACGAACTGCACGGCAAGGCCGCGCGTGAGGCGGACCTGCAGAGCGCCGTGCAGGACGCAATCCCATGA